One Primulina tabacum isolate GXHZ01 chromosome 10, ASM2559414v2, whole genome shotgun sequence DNA segment encodes these proteins:
- the LOC142506149 gene encoding uncharacterized protein LOC142506149, which yields MNGSSSSSTSSENQTPAKCFSGILRGLLCTGSLPTHPSDQFNIKSCTAQTDCRNPEKSSGSEAYNHVDKQAAASSKPGVVARLMGLDSLPASPLSSRQNSKTLSSYFRSRSVNSIDFLSQFDPIQQGCHRRHRRVRTSVSFQEVPSLSALDDKFSVVFPLEEVDETVECGEDQLQILARKTSVIYEKGKMDKRVRGKSRNAENCIERTVNKKLPQGRKMETGEGRRSVCAKLQSGSATPKKDFNGRTRVNLKERRAVINKPAMDSRERRPTTKQVKKKNVYGVKKIHPEPTGRGEASHEICSTKHSSSQKNGEIRPITKSKTHEKKARNECANVLEAVFRLTQEV from the exons ATGAATGGTAGTAGTAGTAGTAGTACTTCATCAGAGAATCAGACTCCGGCCAAATGCTTCTCCGGCATTCTCCGCGGCTTGCTCTGCACCGGTAGCCTGCCGACACATCCGTCGGACCAGTTCAATATCAAGTCGTGCACGGCGCAGACCGATTGTCGAAACCCGGAAAAATCTTCGGGGTCTGAGGCTTATAATCATGTGGATAAACAAGCTGCTGCGTCGTCGAAGCCAGGAGTTGTGGCAAGATTAATGGGGTTGGATTCGCTTCCAGCGAGCCCTTTGTCTTCCAGACAGAATTCGAAAACCTTGAGTTCTTACTTTAGAAGCAGGTCGGTGAATTCCATCGATTTTCTCTCGCAATTCGATCCAATACAGCAAGGGTGTCACCGCCGGCACAGGAGGGTTAGAACCTCTGTTTCGTTTCAAGAAGTACCTTCTCTTTCGGCACTCGACGATAAGTTTAGCGTAGTGTTCCCATTAGAGGAAGTAGATGAAACTGTGGAATGCGGAGAAGATCAGCTGCAGATTTTAGCAAGAAAGACCAGCGTAATATATGAGAAAGGGAAAATGGATAAGAGGGTCAGGGGAAAATCTAGAAATGCTGAAAATTGTATAGAGAGAACAGTAAACAAGAAGCTGCCTCAAGGTAGAAAAATGGAGACGGGGGAAGGGAGAAGATCAGTTTGCGCGAAGCTTCAGTCGGGTTCGGCGACTCCGAAGAAAGATTTTAATGGAAGAACGAGGGTAAATTTGAAAGAAAGAAGGGCGGTGATCAACAAACCAGCAATGGATTCTAGAGAAAGAAGGCCAACTACGAAGcaagtgaagaagaaaaatgtgtATGGGGTCAAGAAAATACATCCTGAACCAACCGGAAGAG GTGAAGCATCACACGAAATATGTTCAACGAAACATTCCTCGTCCCAAAAGAATGGAGAAATCAGGCCAATTACCAAGAGCAAAACTCACGAGAAGAAAGCGAGAAATGAGTGCGCAAATGTGTTGGAAGCAGTCTTTAGGTTGACCCAAGAAGTGTGA